A window of the Deinobacterium chartae genome harbors these coding sequences:
- a CDS encoding UbiX family flavin prenyltransferase — protein sequence MRLVVGITGGSGIPYAVDLLQTLRALEIETHLVISKGAARVYTTEGRGQLADLEALGSTLHSDADLGASIASGSFRTSGMIIVPCSSSTLAKVALGLGDTLITRAAHVTLKERRPLVLVPREAPYPRPMLENMLRAFDAGATVLPASPGFYHTPERVSDLLGFVTARVLDQFGIESGRMRRWEGSR from the coding sequence ATGAGACTGGTCGTCGGCATCACCGGAGGCAGCGGCATTCCTTACGCCGTGGACCTGCTACAGACCCTGCGGGCCCTCGAGATCGAAACGCACCTGGTGATCTCCAAGGGGGCCGCCCGGGTTTACACCACCGAAGGACGCGGCCAACTGGCCGACCTCGAGGCGCTGGGCAGCACGCTGCACAGCGACGCGGACCTGGGGGCCAGCATAGCCAGCGGCAGCTTCCGTACCAGCGGCATGATCATCGTGCCCTGCAGTTCCTCGACCCTGGCCAAGGTCGCCCTCGGCCTGGGCGACACCCTGATCACCCGCGCCGCGCACGTGACCCTCAAGGAACGCCGGCCGCTGGTACTGGTTCCCCGCGAAGCCCCCTACCCCCGCCCGATGCTGGAGAACATGCTGCGCGCCTTTGACGCCGGCGCAACCGTACTTCCCGCCAGCCCGGGCTTTTACCACACGCCCGAACGGGTCTCGGACCTGCTGGGCTTCGTGACCGCCCGCGTCCTGGACCAGTTCGGGATCGAGAGCGGCCGTATGCGGCGCTGGGAGGGCAGCCGGTGA
- the ispD gene encoding 2-C-methyl-D-erythritol 4-phosphate cytidylyltransferase: MSWAALIPAAGSGERLGRGPKAAVAVGGLSLLQRAIKTLAPFVDEVIVALPAGLELDAEGARRIGGGATRQQSVLRLLEASTAEHVLIHDAARPFVPAEVIVRVKAAVLETGAASAALPCADTLVREDAGTYGETVERAGTWAVQTPQGFRRSDLLAAHHAALAAGYQATDDAGLLRRCGGQVALVMGDPRTFKVTTPGDLALAEALAARWEAR, from the coding sequence GTGAGCTGGGCCGCCCTGATTCCGGCGGCGGGCAGCGGCGAACGGCTGGGGCGCGGTCCCAAGGCGGCCGTAGCGGTCGGGGGACTCAGCTTGCTGCAGCGCGCGATTAAGACCCTGGCTCCGTTTGTGGACGAGGTGATCGTCGCCCTTCCGGCCGGTCTCGAGCTGGACGCCGAGGGCGCGCGCCGCATCGGGGGCGGCGCGACCCGGCAGCAGAGCGTGTTGCGGCTGCTCGAGGCGAGCACGGCCGAGCACGTGCTGATTCACGACGCCGCACGCCCCTTCGTGCCTGCCGAGGTGATCGTGCGTGTGAAAGCGGCGGTCCTCGAGACCGGAGCGGCCAGCGCGGCCCTTCCCTGCGCCGACACGCTGGTGCGCGAGGACGCCGGGACATACGGCGAAACCGTGGAACGCGCCGGAACCTGGGCGGTCCAGACCCCGCAGGGCTTCCGGCGCAGCGACCTGCTGGCCGCGCACCACGCCGCCCTCGCGGCAGGCTACCAGGCCACCGACGACGCCGGACTGCTGCGCCGCTGCGGCGGACAGGTCGCGCTGGTCATGGGCGACCCCCGGACCTTTAAGGTCACGACCCCGGGTGACCTCGCGCTCGCCGAGGCGCTCGCCGCCCGCTGGGAGGCACGGTGA
- a CDS encoding 4-(cytidine 5'-diphospho)-2-C-methyl-D-erythritol kinase: protein MSAPILRRFAPAKINLGLAVTGRRADGYHTLHTLMVPLDVGDHLEVEAAAGLSLEVMGADLPRDRGNLVYRAAEAYLEAAGHPGGAALRLIKRLPLASGLGGGSSDAAAALLALAELYPTGPDLPALAARLGADVPFFLVGGPALAQGMGEILTPLELPPLHVVLVNSGVQVSAADAYRWRSGAFGDPLHLEALLEALHAGRALPYRNDLEPGVRARHPELAAVFAALEDSGLHSPLLSGSGGTCFALARTREAALQAAGHLAEAHPGWWVRAARVHPGPART from the coding sequence GTGAGCGCCCCGATCCTGCGGCGGTTCGCACCCGCCAAGATCAACCTGGGGCTGGCGGTGACCGGGCGCCGGGCAGACGGTTATCACACGCTGCACACCCTGATGGTGCCGCTCGATGTCGGCGATCACCTCGAGGTCGAGGCGGCGGCGGGGCTGAGCCTCGAGGTGATGGGCGCGGACCTGCCCAGGGACCGCGGCAACCTGGTGTACCGCGCGGCCGAGGCCTACCTCGAGGCGGCCGGTCACCCCGGCGGAGCGGCGCTGCGGCTGATCAAGCGCCTGCCGCTGGCCTCGGGTCTGGGCGGCGGCTCGAGCGACGCGGCCGCCGCGCTGCTGGCCCTGGCCGAGCTGTACCCCACGGGCCCGGACCTGCCCGCCCTGGCCGCCCGCCTGGGCGCGGACGTGCCGTTTTTCCTGGTGGGCGGTCCCGCCCTGGCCCAGGGCATGGGCGAGATCCTGACGCCGCTGGAGTTGCCCCCCCTGCACGTGGTGCTGGTCAACTCGGGGGTGCAGGTGAGTGCCGCCGACGCCTACCGCTGGCGCAGCGGCGCGTTCGGGGATCCCCTGCACCTCGAGGCCTTGCTGGAGGCGCTGCACGCGGGCCGTGCACTGCCGTACCGCAACGACCTCGAGCCGGGGGTACGCGCCCGCCACCCCGAACTGGCGGCAGTCTTCGCTGCCCTCGAGGACAGCGGGCTGCACAGCCCGCTGCTGAGCGGCTCGGGGGGCACCTGCTTCGCGCTGGCCCGCACCCGCGAGGCGGCCCTGCAGGCCGCCGGGCATCTGGCCGAGGCCCATCCGGGGTGGTGGGTGCGGGCCGCGCGGGTGCACCCGGGTCCGGCGCGGACATGA
- a CDS encoding stalk domain-containing protein: protein MRFLAVFLTLFAFLGAAAQRLGAQQLTVVVDQQTAYLNGASRTLTSPPRVVQGRTMLPLRETAALLSQNLVTLPGGFRLGELELYPSRRTVTLRGAAQDPDSSFANLEGQTFVSARLIADALRGTLSVAEGGKTLVLTVPSLPDVNPSLPQARFSTDKAVYAQGEPVIITEYSFDPLGADIVARRWTGRQSAYFKPGEYTLTLQAVNAHGQVSTPFSRTITVTEEVVATPRDYALRHAEVGESFPDPGLMAYPTATPVVSLPDATPLLFSDSPEVPNQSGVLYEDSVSGSARLLAYHINGLGRPARLHVMVRNLEAFPITVRMLRHGETAPTRVEGTLGQVTLLDYFASRAQPSLTLQPGESVAFYSSPVLPHGSGVNMMSDLEASGRAQVTFMFLEEGLLPSAALLTQLPVLPPDGRHVRGTFPGANRRLTVNVGGTLPLRLTVGDGLTDPALSGVDAITRQPVRLAGNYGVLYEIVLQGANGVVAALAPRGGLYKGAVLTTDLTKNRDSVVRLPASGVLTQPDQPAIFLRSASATQRLIFVPASGSNLPVQLVFYRPTEYRLIRR from the coding sequence GTGCGTTTTCTAGCCGTTTTTCTCACGCTGTTCGCTTTTCTCGGTGCTGCCGCGCAGCGGTTGGGAGCCCAACAGCTGACCGTGGTCGTTGACCAGCAGACCGCCTACCTCAACGGAGCCTCGAGGACCCTGACCTCACCGCCGCGGGTGGTGCAGGGCCGAACCATGCTGCCTCTGCGCGAGACCGCCGCGCTGTTGTCGCAGAACCTGGTGACGCTGCCGGGCGGCTTCCGCCTGGGGGAGCTCGAGCTGTATCCTTCCCGCCGGACCGTCACCCTGCGTGGCGCTGCTCAGGACCCGGACAGCAGCTTTGCCAACCTCGAGGGCCAGACCTTCGTGAGCGCTCGCCTGATCGCCGATGCGCTGCGTGGCACGCTCAGCGTGGCCGAGGGGGGCAAGACGCTGGTCCTGACCGTGCCCAGCCTGCCCGACGTGAACCCGTCCCTGCCGCAGGCGCGTTTCTCGACCGACAAGGCGGTGTACGCGCAGGGCGAGCCGGTCATCATCACCGAGTACTCCTTTGACCCGCTGGGAGCGGACATCGTGGCCCGGCGCTGGACCGGCAGGCAGAGCGCTTACTTCAAGCCCGGCGAGTACACCCTGACCCTGCAGGCGGTCAACGCGCACGGCCAGGTCAGCACTCCGTTCAGTCGCACCATCACCGTGACCGAGGAAGTGGTGGCGACCCCGCGTGATTACGCGCTGCGCCACGCGGAGGTCGGTGAGTCCTTTCCGGATCCGGGCCTGATGGCCTACCCGACGGCCACCCCGGTGGTGAGCCTGCCAGACGCCACCCCGCTGCTGTTTTCCGATTCGCCCGAAGTGCCCAACCAGAGCGGTGTGCTGTACGAGGACAGCGTGTCCGGATCGGCCCGGCTGCTGGCCTACCACATCAACGGTCTGGGGCGTCCTGCGCGGTTGCACGTGATGGTGCGCAACCTCGAGGCCTTCCCGATCACCGTGCGCATGTTGCGTCACGGCGAGACCGCTCCTACCCGGGTGGAGGGCACGCTGGGTCAGGTGACGCTGCTCGACTACTTCGCCAGCCGCGCTCAGCCCAGCCTTACCCTGCAGCCCGGCGAGTCGGTGGCGTTCTATTCGTCGCCGGTACTGCCGCACGGCAGCGGCGTCAACATGATGAGCGACCTCGAGGCCAGCGGCCGCGCCCAGGTGACCTTCATGTTCCTCGAGGAGGGCCTGCTGCCCAGCGCTGCGCTGCTGACCCAGCTGCCGGTGCTGCCGCCCGACGGCCGTCACGTGCGCGGCACGTTCCCGGGCGCAAACCGCCGCCTGACCGTGAACGTGGGCGGAACCCTGCCGCTGCGCCTGACCGTGGGCGACGGCCTGACCGATCCGGCGCTCAGCGGGGTGGATGCGATCACCCGCCAGCCGGTGCGTCTGGCGGGGAATTACGGTGTGCTGTACGAGATCGTCTTGCAGGGAGCCAACGGTGTGGTCGCGGCCTTGGCGCCGCGCGGCGGCCTGTACAAGGGGGCCGTTTTGACCACCGACTTGACCAAGAACCGGGACAGCGTGGTGCGCCTGCCCGCCTCGGGGGTACTCACCCAGCCCGATCAGCCGGCCATCTTCTTGCGCTCGGCCTCGGCCACGCAGCGCCTGATCTTCGTGCCGGCCAGCGGGTCGAACCTGCCGGTACAGCTGGTGTTCTACCGCCCGACCGAGTACCGCCTGATCCGGCGCTGA
- a CDS encoding glycerol-3-phosphate acyltransferase → MSVLSALIAVLLAYLLGSLVFGVIFSRLRGRDIRDADAPGGSGVYRQYGALAAVTVTLFDLLKGAAAVLLALALEPASVPWAVAAVVAGHNYPLFFRFEGGAGIAPLMGALLVAAPLPLLVAVAVGLLAIVPYRRLWQATLKLNAIPFAAAVAVLVAFALSLKWGGTAPLLAGAGVMALRSLQLLRRGGVA, encoded by the coding sequence ATGAGCGTTCTTTCGGCCCTGATTGCGGTGCTACTGGCTTATCTGCTCGGCTCGCTGGTGTTCGGCGTGATCTTCTCGCGCCTGCGCGGGCGCGATATCCGCGACGCCGACGCCCCGGGAGGCAGCGGTGTGTACCGGCAGTACGGCGCGCTTGCGGCGGTGACCGTGACGCTGTTTGACCTGCTCAAGGGAGCGGCCGCGGTGCTGCTGGCCCTCGCGCTCGAGCCCGCCAGCGTGCCCTGGGCGGTGGCGGCGGTGGTCGCCGGACACAATTATCCCCTGTTTTTCCGTTTCGAGGGCGGGGCGGGGATCGCTCCGCTGATGGGCGCGCTGCTGGTTGCAGCTCCGCTGCCGCTGCTGGTGGCGGTGGCGGTGGGCCTCCTCGCCATCGTGCCGTACCGCCGGCTGTGGCAGGCCACGCTCAAGCTCAACGCGATTCCTTTTGCGGCTGCGGTGGCGGTGTTGGTGGCCTTCGCGCTGTCGCTGAAATGGGGCGGAACCGCGCCGTTGCTGGCCGGAGCGGGAGTCATGGCGCTGCGAAGCCTCCAGTTGCTGCGCCGGGGTGGTGTAGCATAG
- a CDS encoding FtsX-like permease family protein, which translates to MLLRYTLQNLLRHAWRTLATVFGIAIGIAAVLATVTVGDNINANLARVFGTAAGRAELILAPGAGERAVLEARRAEAVARATPGVVATLATLEYYAVLRDEAERYQRPVVPGVQGGFLLSGQDTSRPQDLPVRLASGRFPRAGSNGIAVSQAFASREGLSEGSRLRLVGPLGELSFTVTGTLAADAGLANLNAGQVGVVNLSDLQKATFLEGRVSYLGLILARGSDAERVRADLERHLPAEFSVLYPAGRGQVSNGLVQTVQSGLQVLAATLMALAGFLAYNTFAAAVVERQREFALLRTLGFTRAQVLRMGYLEAATVSALGIVVGIGLGAGLSAAITFVNALLLEFPFVTLTLPWDKLLLAAAVGTVTALVAASGPARAASRVAPVVAAREAYVAGTRTPYLLGLLLLIAGLAAALWRPPREYALPVASIAMALVFVGIALVAPALIPATGRVLGRPLRALLGLPGRLGIDFASRSRGRNGVAVGAVALGLGLIVGVGGMVSGINDSLRRWVDTTIVGDMFVAAAAPFPADFKARLSRTFPELSEVSAVSVRVARFRPPGGRARNASVILTDPERYDPRRGSGQLQFLPGQGSLEATSDAFYRGRGVYVSGTIADRYGTYRGSTLELRTSRGWLPFRVLGVVVDYTSAGESVIGNLGDLELFGGGRPELYVLSVRPGVEAQAVGARLKRVFPELFLDVQYNRPYKDLILNVTGQFFGTTHALLAVAVFVAALGVANTLGMNLAERMHEMAVLRALGLTRGGLTRAIIAEGVLVTVLGTVLGLLAGAALGQTITAAANSLTGYRVAPSYPPGLFLTALLASPLIGVLAALLPARRASRLQPARALRASEEA; encoded by the coding sequence GTGCTGCTGCGCTACACCCTGCAGAACCTGCTGCGTCACGCCTGGCGCACCCTGGCCACCGTCTTTGGCATCGCCATCGGGATCGCCGCCGTGCTGGCCACAGTCACGGTCGGCGACAACATCAACGCCAATCTCGCGCGGGTTTTTGGAACCGCCGCCGGTCGCGCCGAGCTGATCCTCGCCCCGGGCGCCGGGGAGCGCGCGGTCCTCGAGGCGCGCCGCGCCGAAGCGGTCGCCCGCGCCACGCCGGGCGTGGTCGCGACCCTCGCCACCCTCGAGTACTACGCGGTGCTGCGCGACGAGGCCGAGCGTTACCAGCGCCCGGTGGTGCCGGGCGTGCAGGGCGGCTTCCTGCTCTCGGGCCAGGATACCTCGAGGCCCCAGGACCTGCCGGTGCGGCTGGCTTCGGGCCGCTTTCCACGGGCCGGATCGAACGGCATCGCGGTGTCGCAGGCTTTTGCGAGCCGCGAGGGACTGAGCGAGGGCAGCCGCTTGCGGCTGGTCGGTCCGCTGGGCGAACTGAGCTTCACGGTCACCGGCACGCTGGCCGCCGACGCGGGGCTGGCGAACCTCAACGCCGGGCAGGTGGGGGTGGTGAACCTGTCGGACCTGCAAAAAGCCACCTTTCTCGAGGGGCGCGTGTCGTACCTGGGCCTGATCCTGGCGCGCGGCAGCGACGCCGAGCGGGTACGGGCGGACCTCGAGCGGCACCTGCCGGCCGAATTCAGCGTGCTGTACCCGGCCGGGCGCGGTCAGGTCAGCAACGGGCTGGTGCAGACGGTCCAGAGCGGCCTGCAGGTGCTGGCCGCCACGCTGATGGCGCTGGCAGGCTTTTTGGCCTACAACACCTTTGCGGCGGCGGTGGTGGAGCGCCAGCGCGAGTTCGCGCTGCTGCGCACGCTGGGTTTTACCCGCGCGCAGGTGCTGCGGATGGGCTACCTCGAGGCAGCCACGGTGAGCGCGCTGGGGATCGTGGTGGGGATCGGACTGGGGGCCGGGCTCTCGGCGGCGATCACCTTCGTAAACGCGTTGCTGCTGGAGTTTCCGTTCGTCACCCTGACGCTGCCCTGGGACAAGCTGCTGCTGGCCGCCGCTGTGGGCACCGTGACCGCCTTGGTCGCCGCCAGCGGTCCGGCCCGCGCCGCCTCGCGGGTGGCCCCGGTCGTAGCGGCCCGCGAGGCGTACGTCGCCGGGACGCGCACGCCCTACCTGCTGGGGCTGCTGCTCCTGATTGCCGGTCTGGCCGCAGCGCTGTGGCGCCCGCCGCGCGAGTACGCCCTGCCGGTCGCGAGCATCGCCATGGCGCTGGTCTTCGTGGGCATCGCCCTGGTAGCCCCGGCGCTGATTCCCGCGACCGGCCGCGTGCTGGGCCGCCCGCTGCGCGCCCTGCTGGGACTGCCCGGACGGCTGGGCATCGATTTCGCCTCGAGGTCACGGGGCCGTAACGGGGTGGCGGTGGGCGCGGTGGCCCTGGGCCTGGGCCTGATCGTGGGCGTGGGCGGCATGGTGTCGGGCATCAACGACAGCCTGCGCCGCTGGGTGGACACCACCATCGTGGGCGACATGTTCGTGGCCGCCGCCGCACCGTTTCCCGCCGACTTCAAGGCGCGCTTGTCCCGCACGTTTCCTGAGCTGAGCGAGGTCAGCGCGGTGAGCGTGCGGGTCGCGCGCTTCCGCCCGCCCGGGGGACGCGCGCGCAACGCCTCGGTGATCCTGACCGACCCCGAGCGCTACGACCCCCGGCGCGGCAGCGGGCAGCTGCAGTTCCTGCCCGGCCAGGGCAGCCTCGAGGCGACCTCGGACGCTTTTTACCGGGGGCGCGGCGTGTACGTCTCGGGCACCATCGCCGACCGTTACGGCACCTACCGGGGCAGCACGCTCGAGCTGCGCACCTCGAGGGGCTGGCTGCCGTTCCGGGTGCTGGGCGTGGTGGTGGACTACACCTCGGCCGGAGAGAGCGTGATCGGGAACCTCGGGGACCTCGAGCTGTTCGGGGGCGGGCGGCCCGAACTGTACGTGCTCTCGGTGCGGCCCGGCGTTGAGGCGCAGGCGGTGGGCGCGCGCCTCAAGCGGGTCTTTCCGGAGCTGTTCTTGGACGTGCAGTACAACCGGCCGTACAAGGACCTGATCCTGAACGTGACCGGGCAGTTTTTTGGCACCACCCACGCCCTGCTGGCGGTCGCGGTGTTCGTGGCGGCCCTGGGGGTCGCCAACACCTTGGGCATGAACCTCGCCGAGCGCATGCACGAGATGGCGGTGCTGCGCGCCCTGGGACTCACGCGCGGGGGCCTCACCCGCGCCATCATCGCCGAGGGGGTACTGGTCACCGTCTTGGGTACGGTGCTGGGCCTGCTGGCCGGTGCGGCGCTGGGACAGACCATCACCGCAGCGGCCAACAGCCTGACCGGCTACCGGGTGGCCCCCAGCTACCCGCCCGGACTGTTCCTCACGGCCCTGCTGGCCAGCCCCCTGATCGGCGTGCTGGCAGCCCTGCTGCCCGCGCGGCGCGCCTCGAGGCTGCAACCCGCCCGCGCGTTGCGCGCCAGCGAGGAGGCCTGA
- a CDS encoding MBL fold metallo-hydrolase: MKRLLLAAALSLSSAQAADLTLRFLDVGQGDAVLVTTPDGKTMLYDAGKGGKAAELLARYGVKRLDLAVASHADFDHIGGFLDVVPRFKPRVFLNNGLPSPTATYTRVLTALQQVGAQGIVASDRTLKLGNSVSLRVLPPPQSAPKNNQNANSVGLILSYGKFRAFLGGDAEPVTTRAWAKTYPELLRGIPVYKALHHGSRHNDAAEFLALIAPKVIAIGVGPNNYGHPDPQALELYRKTGAQVLRTDQNGTITITAKADGRYTVTAERGSPGRPAPTPPKPPAAPPAPAQGPLLPASPAYSGPFDPAGADRDCGDFRTRAEAQAFFLAAGGPDRDPHGLDRDGNGQACESLR; the protein is encoded by the coding sequence ATGAAACGACTTCTGCTCGCCGCCGCCCTCAGCCTCTCTTCCGCTCAGGCCGCCGACCTGACGCTGCGCTTCTTGGACGTCGGGCAGGGCGACGCGGTGCTGGTCACCACCCCCGACGGCAAGACCATGCTCTACGATGCCGGTAAGGGCGGCAAGGCCGCCGAACTGCTGGCCCGCTACGGGGTAAAACGTCTCGACCTGGCGGTTGCCAGCCACGCCGACTTTGACCACATCGGCGGGTTTTTAGACGTGGTGCCACGTTTCAAACCCAGGGTCTTCCTCAACAACGGTCTGCCCAGCCCGACTGCGACGTATACCCGGGTCCTGACAGCGCTCCAGCAGGTGGGCGCGCAGGGCATCGTGGCCAGCGACCGCACCCTCAAGCTGGGGAACTCGGTCAGTCTGCGCGTGCTGCCGCCGCCCCAGAGCGCCCCAAAAAACAACCAGAATGCCAACTCGGTCGGCCTGATCCTGAGTTACGGCAAGTTCCGCGCCTTTTTGGGCGGGGACGCCGAGCCGGTCACCACCCGCGCCTGGGCCAAGACCTACCCGGAGCTGCTGCGCGGCATTCCGGTCTACAAGGCCCTGCACCACGGCAGCCGCCACAACGATGCCGCCGAATTCCTGGCACTGATCGCACCGAAAGTCATCGCCATCGGTGTAGGCCCCAACAATTACGGGCACCCGGACCCTCAGGCCCTCGAGCTGTACCGCAAGACCGGCGCGCAGGTGCTGCGCACCGACCAAAACGGCACCATTACCATTACGGCCAAAGCGGATGGCCGCTATACCGTCACGGCCGAGCGGGGAAGCCCCGGCCGCCCGGCTCCTACGCCGCCCAAGCCGCCCGCTGCCCCCCCGGCCCCGGCTCAGGGACCGCTGTTGCCCGCCTCGCCGGCGTACAGCGGCCCGTTTGATCCGGCCGGAGCCGACCGCGACTGCGGCGATTTCCGCACGCGTGCCGAGGCGCAGGCCTTCTTCCTGGCCGCCGGCGGACCGGACCGGGACCCGCATGGCCTGGACCGGGACGGCAACGGTCAGGCCTGCGAAAGCCTGCGATAG
- a CDS encoding DUF3006 family protein, producing the protein MRYLVIEGLEGELARAEWGEHLLDLPLEWLPKDVAEGDVLRVERTRSGTLRFVRDAEEGAGRLAASREALADLNRDDPGGDIQL; encoded by the coding sequence ATGCGATACCTAGTGATCGAGGGCCTGGAGGGAGAGCTCGCCCGCGCCGAGTGGGGAGAGCATTTGCTCGACCTGCCCCTCGAGTGGCTGCCCAAGGACGTGGCCGAGGGCGATGTGCTGCGGGTCGAGCGCACCCGCAGCGGAACCCTGCGCTTCGTGCGCGACGCCGAAGAGGGTGCCGGGCGCCTTGCGGCGAGCCGTGAGGCCCTCGCGGACCTGAACCGGGATGACCCGGGCGGAGACATCCAGCTATGA
- the moaA gene encoding GTP 3',8-cyclase MoaA, with amino-acid sequence MSSLSDALGRPLRDLRISVTDRCNLRCTYCMPREVFGPDYAFLPREELLTFEEIERLSALFAQLGVRKLRLTGGEPLLRRDLPELVARLARIRGIEDIALTTNGLLLPRYARALRAAGLKRVTVSLDSLDPDTFGRMNGMGVTPERVLEGIAAAAEAGLKVKVNTVVQRGLNDAHLLDLARRFRDTPHALRFIEFMDVGETNRWQLEQVVPSSELAARLAQLAPLEPLQPTARGEVARRYRYADGRGEVGFISSVTAPFCGDCSRARLSSDGLLYTCLFAGEGFDLKALLRGAADDEALLAAIRHVWEARDDRYSELRAQGAAVTGKIEMSRIGG; translated from the coding sequence ATGTCTTCCCTGTCCGACGCCTTGGGACGCCCGCTGCGGGACCTGCGCATCTCGGTCACCGACCGCTGCAACCTGCGCTGCACCTACTGCATGCCCAGGGAAGTCTTCGGGCCCGACTACGCCTTCTTGCCCCGCGAGGAACTGCTGACCTTCGAAGAAATCGAGCGGCTCTCCGCTCTGTTCGCGCAGCTCGGCGTGCGCAAGCTGCGCCTGACCGGCGGCGAACCGCTGCTGCGCCGCGACCTGCCCGAACTGGTCGCCCGGCTCGCGCGCATCCGGGGCATCGAGGACATCGCCCTCACCACCAACGGCCTGCTGCTGCCCCGCTACGCCCGCGCACTGCGCGCGGCCGGGCTCAAGCGGGTCACGGTCAGCCTCGACAGCCTGGACCCGGACACCTTCGGGCGCATGAACGGGATGGGCGTCACTCCCGAGCGGGTCCTCGAGGGCATCGCCGCCGCCGCCGAGGCAGGTCTGAAGGTCAAGGTCAACACGGTGGTGCAGCGTGGCCTGAACGACGCGCACCTGCTCGACCTCGCACGGCGTTTCCGCGACACCCCGCACGCCCTGCGCTTCATCGAGTTCATGGATGTCGGCGAGACCAACCGCTGGCAGCTCGAGCAGGTCGTGCCCTCGAGCGAACTCGCCGCCCGGCTGGCCCAACTCGCCCCGCTCGAGCCGCTGCAACCCACCGCCCGGGGCGAGGTCGCGCGGCGCTACCGTTACGCGGACGGGCGCGGCGAGGTGGGTTTTATCAGCAGCGTCACCGCGCCGTTTTGCGGTGACTGCTCGCGCGCGCGGCTCTCGTCGGACGGGCTGCTCTACACCTGCTTGTTCGCCGGAGAGGGCTTTGACCTCAAGGCCCTGCTGCGCGGCGCAGCCGACGACGAAGCGCTGCTCGCGGCGATCCGGCACGTGTGGGAGGCCCGCGACGACCGCTACTCGGAGCTGCGCGCCCAGGGCGCAGCGGTCACGGGCAAGATCGAGATGTCCCGCATCGGCGGCTGA
- a CDS encoding M24 family metallopeptidase yields the protein MSALTGIPAEETRARARGLMERLGGEVDAVVLFDDQYIQYYTAFAFIPTERPVALLIGADGERTLLVPRLEFEHARNHGHAETVESYREFPDARHPLLQFGDLLEARGLGAARIGIDQDGYPNVMGYWGPALSEVVPGAQLRRITRTVDRQMAIKSDLEVRIIRESCRWGARAHELLQAYTRPGVTETEVENRATAEATAEMTAALAPHYRGKNRWIQGALALYRGQIGRNGALPHALNVNAVFQAGDTLVTGAGAGLWGYLSELERTMFIGEPGPQQRRYFDLMMGAQDLAFSLLQPGARCSEVDGAVREYYRSNGLEGHWRHHTGHGLGQRIHESPFLDIGDDTVLEAGMVLSVEPGIYDADWGGFRHSDTVLITESGMERLTLYPRELEALILPA from the coding sequence ATGAGCGCTCTGACCGGCATTCCCGCCGAGGAAACCCGGGCGCGCGCCCGCGGCCTGATGGAGCGTCTGGGCGGCGAGGTGGACGCGGTCGTCTTGTTCGACGATCAGTACATCCAGTACTACACCGCCTTTGCCTTCATTCCCACCGAGCGTCCGGTGGCCCTGCTGATCGGCGCGGACGGAGAGCGCACCCTGCTCGTTCCGCGCCTCGAGTTCGAGCACGCCCGCAACCACGGGCACGCCGAGACGGTCGAGAGCTACCGCGAGTTTCCCGACGCGCGGCACCCGCTGCTGCAGTTCGGTGACCTGCTCGAGGCGCGCGGCCTGGGTGCTGCCCGGATCGGCATCGATCAGGACGGTTACCCGAACGTGATGGGCTACTGGGGTCCGGCCCTGTCCGAGGTCGTGCCGGGGGCGCAACTGCGGCGCATCACCCGCACGGTCGACCGGCAGATGGCGATCAAGTCCGACCTCGAGGTCCGGATCATCCGCGAGAGCTGCCGCTGGGGTGCGCGGGCACACGAGCTGCTGCAGGCCTACACCCGCCCGGGCGTGACCGAGACCGAGGTGGAAAACCGCGCCACCGCAGAGGCCACCGCCGAGATGACCGCGGCGCTGGCCCCGCACTACCGGGGCAAGAACCGCTGGATTCAGGGCGCTCTGGCCCTGTATCGCGGCCAGATCGGCCGTAACGGCGCGCTGCCGCACGCCCTGAACGTCAACGCCGTCTTTCAGGCGGGCGATACGCTGGTCACCGGGGCGGGCGCGGGGCTGTGGGGTTACCTCAGCGAGCTCGAGCGCACCATGTTTATCGGCGAACCCGGTCCGCAGCAGCGCCGCTACTTCGACCTGATGATGGGGGCGCAAGACCTGGCTTTCTCGCTGCTGCAACCCGGCGCCCGCTGCTCGGAGGTGGACGGCGCGGTGCGCGAGTACTACCGCAGCAACGGCCTCGAGGGGCACTGGCGGCACCACACCGGGCACGGCCTGGGCCAGCGCATCCACGAGAGTCCTTTTTTGGACATCGGAGACGACACGGTCCTCGAGGCGGGCATGGTGCTCTCGGTCGAGCCGGGGATCTACGATGCCGACTGGGGCGGATTCCGCCATTCGGACACCGTTTTGATCACCGAGAGCGGCATGGAGCGCCTGACCCTGTATCCGCGCGAGCTGGAAGCGCTCATCCTGCCTGCCTGA